In Pedobacter sp. WC2423, the following are encoded in one genomic region:
- the recR gene encoding recombination mediator RecR, whose product MNFSSKLLEDAVNEFSKLPGVGQKTALRLVLHLLNKEQEEVDTFGNSIIRLRKEIKHCSICHNISDLPICGICSSNKREKEIICVVEDTRDVMAVENTSQYFGVYHVLGGLISPMDGIGPSDLFIDSLVQRVATTPVKEVILALSATMEGDTTLFYLYKRLKDFQIPITTIARGIAFGGELEYADEITLGRSIVTRVPYVNSITK is encoded by the coding sequence ATGAATTTTTCTTCCAAGCTACTCGAAGATGCTGTTAACGAATTTTCTAAACTACCTGGGGTAGGACAAAAGACTGCATTGCGTCTGGTACTGCACTTATTGAACAAGGAACAAGAGGAAGTAGATACTTTCGGGAACTCCATCATCAGGCTGAGAAAAGAGATCAAGCACTGTAGCATCTGTCATAATATATCAGATCTGCCCATATGCGGGATTTGCAGTTCCAATAAACGGGAGAAAGAAATAATTTGTGTAGTCGAAGATACGCGTGATGTCATGGCTGTAGAAAACACCTCTCAGTATTTTGGCGTTTACCACGTATTAGGCGGTTTAATCTCTCCAATGGACGGGATCGGGCCATCCGATCTGTTTATTGACTCGCTGGTTCAGCGTGTGGCTACAACACCCGTTAAGGAGGTTATTTTAGCCCTAAGTGCGACGATGGAAGGAGATACAACCCTGTTTTATCTTTACAAAAGACTCAAAGACTTTCAAATACCAATTACCACTATTGCCCGCGGAATCGCTTTTGGCGGTGAACTGGAATATGCAGATGAAATCACTTTAGGCCGCTCAATAGTCACCAGGGTACCCTATGTCAATTCAATAACCAAATAA
- a CDS encoding DUF502 domain-containing protein — protein MNKIGKALLNYLIKGLLIVLPIALSIYIVIWAVTTVDSWLNVNNILGVDPRTGESRNIPGLGLALVIALILAAGIFVTNFVTEPMYNWFNRWMNRLPGLNFIYSSIKDLTEAFVGDEKKFNHPVLVEMTADIKRIGFMTQNDLSSIGLPGDCIVYFPFSYSFAGQVCVISKDKIKELNMNAADAMKLVVSGGVSHL, from the coding sequence ATGAATAAGATTGGGAAGGCACTGTTAAATTACCTCATTAAGGGGTTATTGATTGTATTGCCTATAGCTTTAAGTATTTACATTGTCATTTGGGCAGTTACCACCGTTGATAGCTGGCTGAATGTCAATAATATTCTGGGAGTTGACCCGAGAACAGGAGAAAGCAGGAATATTCCAGGCCTGGGGCTTGCGCTGGTTATTGCGTTAATTCTGGCTGCGGGAATATTTGTGACCAATTTTGTAACTGAGCCTATGTACAACTGGTTCAACCGCTGGATGAACAGATTACCCGGGCTGAATTTTATTTATTCTTCTATTAAAGATCTTACTGAAGCATTTGTTGGAGATGAAAAGAAATTTAATCATCCTGTTTTGGTAGAAATGACCGCGGATATTAAGAGAATTGGCTTTATGACGCAGAATGATCTGTCGTCTATTGGCTTACCCGGAGATTGTATAGTTTATTTTCCTTTCTCTTACTCTTTTGCAGGACAGGTTTGCGTCATTTCTAAAGATAAAATCAAAGAATTAAATATGAATGCTGCTGATGCGATGAAATTAGTGGTATCAGGAGGGGTTAGTCATCTCTAA
- a CDS encoding sodium:solute symporter: protein MTPAILLSFLLGYFALLIGVAYFTSRNSSDNASFFIANRNSKWYLVAFGMIGTALSGVTFISVPGAVGKGEFGYFQFVLGNAVGFIIVATVLLPLYYRMNLISIYTYLERRLGAYSYKTGAVIFLISRTIGSSFRLYLVAIVLQKFIFDAWNIPFWLTIVLCLVLIWVYTHKGGLKTIIITDTLQTVFLLLSVVLSIIFIAKSLHLDIAGTFEAVKNSSYSKIFFWEDFLGSKSHFLKQFLGGIFVTVAMVGLDQDLMQKNLSMKSIGEAQKNMFTFTGVFVVMNIFFLSVGALLYLYAANNGIAVADLKTPDHLYPEIALNHLNIIPGIIFMLGLTAATFATTDSALTALTTSFCMDFLHFDKKENQNDPKLVTQRHWVHIGFSVVMVAVILVFKAINDDSVVNSIFTAAGYTYGPLLGLFAFGMLTKKAVADKLVPYLCIASPVLCFVINTHSIKWFGYAMSFELIVLNGLITFLLLWVTGRNTADQTKF, encoded by the coding sequence ATGACTCCCGCCATACTTTTATCCTTTCTGTTAGGATATTTTGCTCTTTTAATAGGAGTAGCCTATTTCACCTCCAGGAACTCCTCTGACAACGCCTCATTTTTTATTGCGAACCGCAATTCAAAATGGTATCTGGTAGCCTTCGGAATGATTGGAACAGCCCTTTCGGGAGTAACTTTTATTTCTGTGCCCGGCGCAGTTGGCAAAGGTGAGTTTGGGTATTTCCAGTTTGTACTGGGTAACGCAGTAGGTTTCATCATTGTAGCCACCGTCCTTTTACCCCTTTATTACCGGATGAACCTCATTTCCATTTATACGTATCTGGAAAGAAGGCTGGGTGCTTACAGTTATAAAACAGGCGCCGTAATCTTCCTGATTTCCAGAACTATCGGATCTTCGTTCAGATTATACCTGGTGGCTATTGTACTCCAGAAATTTATTTTTGATGCCTGGAACATTCCTTTCTGGTTAACAATAGTACTCTGCCTGGTATTAATCTGGGTTTACACCCATAAAGGCGGCCTTAAAACTATTATCATCACCGATACACTGCAAACCGTATTTCTGCTGTTATCGGTCGTCCTTTCCATTATATTCATCGCAAAATCACTGCATCTGGATATAGCAGGCACTTTTGAAGCGGTAAAAAACAGCAGTTACTCCAAAATATTCTTCTGGGAAGATTTTCTGGGCAGCAAATCTCACTTCCTCAAACAGTTTTTAGGAGGTATTTTTGTTACCGTAGCCATGGTAGGGCTGGATCAGGATCTGATGCAAAAGAACCTGAGCATGAAAAGTATTGGAGAAGCACAAAAAAATATGTTCACTTTTACAGGGGTATTTGTAGTCATGAATATCTTTTTTCTGAGTGTAGGCGCTTTACTATACCTTTATGCTGCAAATAATGGCATAGCAGTTGCTGACTTAAAAACGCCGGATCATCTTTATCCTGAAATTGCTTTAAACCATTTAAATATCATTCCAGGGATTATTTTCATGCTGGGCTTAACGGCTGCAACATTTGCGACAACGGATTCTGCATTAACAGCCCTTACCACTTCTTTTTGTATGGACTTCCTGCATTTTGATAAAAAAGAAAATCAGAACGATCCTAAGCTGGTTACGCAGCGGCACTGGGTACATATTGGGTTTTCGGTCGTTATGGTTGCTGTAATCCTGGTATTTAAAGCAATTAATGATGATTCTGTAGTCAATTCAATATTTACCGCAGCAGGTTATACTTATGGCCCGCTGTTAGGTTTATTTGCTTTCGGGATGCTGACAAAGAAAGCAGTTGCAGATAAATTAGTACCTTATCTGTGTATTGCATCCCCTGTGTTGTGTTTTGTGATCAATACACACAGTATAAAATGGTTTGGCTATGCAATGAGCTTTGAGCTGATTGTGCTAAACGGTTTGATTACATTTTTACTACTTTGGGTTACCGGAAGAAATACGGCTGACCAAACTAAATTTTAA
- a CDS encoding SDR family oxidoreductase, with product MDFKNKVVIITGASSGIGKSCAEEFAKRGANLVLAARQFVTLCEVTADLEKRYGIKALAVQADVSKEADCEALIKQALLTFNQIDIMVNNAGLSMRALFNELDLSVLKNLMDVNFWGTVYCTKYALPEILKTKGSIIGVSSIAGYRGLPGRTGYSASKFAMNGFMEALRTEILHTGVHVMVACPGFTTSNIRVAALAKDGTSHGETSMEEGKMMSSEEVAVNIVNGIAARKRTLIMTGQGKLTVWINKLFPALADKLVFNHFTKEKNALIK from the coding sequence ATGGATTTTAAGAATAAAGTAGTCATTATTACCGGTGCTTCATCGGGTATAGGAAAATCATGTGCCGAAGAATTTGCTAAACGCGGTGCAAACTTAGTACTGGCAGCCAGGCAATTTGTGACTTTATGTGAAGTTACTGCCGATCTGGAAAAAAGATACGGGATTAAAGCTTTGGCCGTACAAGCTGATGTCAGTAAAGAAGCAGATTGTGAAGCACTGATTAAACAAGCCCTGTTAACCTTTAATCAGATCGATATTATGGTAAATAACGCAGGTTTATCTATGCGTGCGCTCTTTAACGAACTTGATTTATCAGTCCTTAAAAACCTGATGGATGTGAATTTCTGGGGTACAGTTTATTGTACTAAATATGCATTACCTGAAATCCTGAAGACTAAAGGAAGCATAATTGGCGTTTCTTCTATTGCAGGCTATCGTGGTTTACCGGGCAGAACAGGTTATTCGGCATCCAAATTTGCCATGAATGGATTTATGGAAGCGCTGAGAACAGAGATTCTGCATACCGGGGTGCACGTGATGGTGGCTTGTCCGGGATTTACCACTTCGAATATCAGGGTGGCGGCATTGGCGAAAGATGGTACCTCACATGGAGAAACCAGTATGGAAGAAGGAAAGATGATGTCCTCAGAAGAAGTTGCGGTAAATATTGTCAATGGAATTGCAGCACGTAAACGTACGCTGATCATGACCGGACAGGGTAAATTAACGGTATGGATCAATAAACTGTTTCCGGCACTGGCCGATAAACTGGTATTTAATCACTTTACAAAAGAGAAGAATGCCTTAATTAAATAA
- a CDS encoding TIGR00730 family Rossman fold protein — protein sequence MTSEEKIRSAFENKNWQEIKVTDSWQIFKIMAEFVDGFEKLAKIGPCVSIFGSARTAETNKYYQMAVDCGKLLTDRGYGVITGGGPGIMEAGNKGAHTNGGKSVGLNIDLPFEQFHNKYVDHNKLLQFDYFFVRKVMFMKYSQGFIVLPGGMGTMDELFEAITLIQTGKIARFPIVLLGKDYWGGLIDWIKNTMLEKEHNIHAEDLNLFRLADTAEEATEHIFRFYDKYVLKPNF from the coding sequence ATGACGAGTGAAGAGAAAATAAGAAGCGCTTTTGAAAACAAAAACTGGCAGGAGATCAAAGTAACCGACTCATGGCAGATCTTTAAAATAATGGCTGAATTTGTAGATGGCTTTGAGAAGCTGGCTAAAATTGGCCCCTGTGTATCTATTTTTGGTTCTGCAAGAACTGCTGAAACGAATAAATATTACCAGATGGCGGTAGATTGCGGTAAGTTGCTGACTGACCGCGGTTATGGTGTAATTACAGGTGGTGGCCCTGGTATTATGGAAGCTGGTAATAAAGGTGCCCATACGAATGGAGGAAAATCTGTAGGATTGAATATTGACCTGCCTTTTGAGCAGTTCCACAATAAATATGTTGACCACAACAAATTACTGCAATTCGATTACTTCTTTGTAAGAAAAGTAATGTTCATGAAATATTCACAGGGATTTATCGTATTACCTGGTGGAATGGGAACAATGGATGAATTGTTTGAAGCGATTACATTAATCCAAACTGGTAAAATTGCCCGTTTCCCTATCGTATTGTTAGGTAAGGATTACTGGGGCGGATTAATTGACTGGATCAAAAATACCATGTTAGAGAAAGAACATAATATCCATGCAGAAGATTTAAATCTGTTCAGATTAGCAGATACCGCTGAGGAAGCAACGGAACATATCTTCAGATTCTATGATAAATACGTTCTGAAACCTAATTTCTAG
- a CDS encoding OmpA family protein — protein sequence MRFQKTHLLLAGIGLFAFSLQACKTKKIVAKPNPPVAVEKPVEKPVEKAPVEEKVETPVPEKPNFNFSNVQFEFNSDVLKTASFQILDNAAKEMKKDPSVKFVLYGNSSAEGTPEHNMSLSVDRANSVKSYLVNAGISGSNLSVKGFGATKPIDNNSTEAGKELNRRVEIKVAQ from the coding sequence ATGAGATTTCAAAAAACACACTTACTATTAGCTGGTATCGGCTTATTCGCCTTTTCTCTTCAAGCTTGTAAAACGAAGAAAATAGTTGCAAAACCTAATCCACCGGTAGCAGTAGAAAAACCGGTAGAAAAACCAGTAGAGAAAGCCCCTGTAGAAGAAAAAGTGGAAACTCCTGTACCAGAGAAACCAAATTTTAACTTCTCTAATGTCCAGTTTGAATTTAACTCTGACGTATTGAAAACTGCTTCTTTCCAGATCCTGGATAATGCAGCGAAAGAAATGAAAAAAGATCCTTCAGTTAAATTTGTTCTTTACGGAAACTCTTCGGCTGAAGGTACACCTGAGCATAACATGTCATTATCAGTAGACCGGGCAAACTCAGTAAAATCATATTTAGTGAATGCAGGTATCAGTGGCAGTAATTTATCAGTAAAAGGATTTGGTGCAACAAAACCAATTGACAATAATTCGACTGAAGCAGGTAAAGAATTAAACCGCAGAGTAGAAATTAAAGTAGCGCAATAA
- a CDS encoding alpha/beta hydrolase, with protein sequence MTHIKKLLMLFAFLGQFFALTAKVKAQKNINYTAVNDQYRQLDVFYQKDITKAKDVVVFIHGGSWSSGKKNIYWWLGRNLARKGVVTVNINYGLAPAYQYDRMAEDCAQAVKWVKEHISAYGGNPERIFLMGHSAGGHLAELINADPVYFKQAGIANPVKGVILNDAFGLDMKEYMTSAEKDNNYDDFLRTFSKDPVIWKKGSPLHYAGNIKNPHLIFYGEKTYPAIQLQSERLNKLLINAQVPSELHIIPKKKHIGMISQMVFGSNQLYDFIIDFLKRNA encoded by the coding sequence ATGACCCACATAAAAAAGCTACTGATGTTATTTGCCTTTCTGGGACAATTCTTCGCTTTAACGGCTAAAGTAAAAGCACAAAAGAACATTAATTATACTGCGGTAAATGATCAGTACAGGCAACTGGATGTCTTTTATCAGAAAGATATAACCAAAGCTAAAGATGTGGTGGTTTTTATTCATGGAGGCTCATGGAGCAGCGGGAAAAAAAATATATACTGGTGGCTGGGAAGAAACCTGGCCCGTAAAGGAGTAGTTACTGTAAATATCAATTACGGATTAGCGCCGGCTTATCAATATGACCGCATGGCTGAAGATTGTGCACAAGCCGTGAAATGGGTAAAAGAACATATAAGTGCATATGGTGGGAATCCGGAAAGGATTTTTCTGATGGGACATTCTGCCGGAGGGCATCTTGCAGAACTCATTAATGCTGATCCGGTTTACTTTAAGCAGGCCGGTATAGCGAATCCTGTAAAAGGTGTGATTTTGAATGATGCCTTTGGTCTGGATATGAAAGAATATATGACCAGTGCGGAAAAAGATAACAACTATGATGATTTTCTGCGCACCTTTTCTAAAGATCCGGTAATCTGGAAAAAAGGTTCTCCTTTACATTATGCCGGGAACATTAAAAACCCGCATCTGATCTTTTATGGAGAGAAAACTTATCCTGCAATACAGCTTCAGTCCGAAAGGCTGAATAAACTACTTATAAATGCTCAGGTACCCTCTGAACTGCATATTATCCCTAAAAAGAAACATATAGGAATGATCTCGCAAATGGTATTTGGCAGCAATCAGCTTTATGACTTCATCATTGATTTTTTAAAACGCAATGCATAA